In Setaria italica strain Yugu1 chromosome I, Setaria_italica_v2.0, whole genome shotgun sequence, the genomic window AATTGTACTTtcgcaaaaaaatatataataataaataaataaataaataaataagcaAAAGAAAACCTGCAGGTTGCTCCTCTTCCCATTCAGTACCCTCTTCCGCATCCTGCCATTTGTATTTCTTGCCCAACTGTCGTTCAGATTGAGAATCAGAAACAACTTTCTCATCTTCCTCCTGCATTATCCCTTTTGCATCTTCCACTTCCTGCTTTTTCATCAAGGCCTCATAATAAGCCTTTACATATTCTTCCTGCAggatagaaaagaaaaaacaaaaaaaaaatcatgatagTAAAAACATTACTTTTACTTCTGAATCAAGTTTATGTTGATTCCCAAGCTGACCTGTATACTCTTATCTTTTGGGTCCTGATTTTGGTCatttttatcttctgttgtttcaACCAGTTCCAATATGCAGGTCTCtcccatttgttttttttcaagATTCAGCCATGGAGGTAAGACTTTCAACTCTGTGCCATTTTTACCAGATTCAGCACCTTCTTTTACACCATCAATAATTTCAAATTCAACCTGAAAAATGAAACAGATACTTGACAGATCAGGCAAAAGTATGTTTAAAAAGTAATTGACTATATCAACTGGTTGGGATGGGAGGTGTGATTGCGCACCAAGTCCCAACCACCCAGGTTCAAGTGCTCTTAAACTCAAATTTGGTCaaccatttcttcttcttaaagcaAACCCCCTAATTCCTCCTAAGTTGGATCTTGTTTTTTTAACAAGTTACAAATTTATGTTAAACATATAGATGCGTAGTATTACTATTTTTAATATCACTAATAGCAGGttttttataccttgtcatcaCTGTTAAACTGATTGTAATCAGTTACCATCGGCAGTTCCAACTCACTTGGCATACATTGCAactacaagtttttttttttcaaaaacttcgtcaaaactcaaaaggtaGCCTTCATGGGTCTCACTTTGTTCGGCACATATTTTCCAACAATAAGCTTCAAGAGGTTTGAATCGGACTTAGTTCAAGAGACATTGcattttgaaatttgaatcatGAAATGATTTCGTACTCCATGAGGTGGCAGGTGGGAGGGTGAgaatttatatataaaaaagttgCATCTGTGTTATACAACAAGTTTGGTGAGGCAAGCTGTCAGGTGGGTAAAGATATGCCCTATATTTACACACACACATAAACTGAGAAGTTTATCAGAATGTTGACAAGGGTCTGAGATAAATCATAATTATGTATGTGCATATGACTCAACTAAGATCCAGTGCTATGAGTCTTACCTCTGTCTTTCTGATTAGCATACCATACGGCCCCTGTGAGTTCCTAGATGAATCAGATGCACCAATGTCACAATTTGTAAAAGCACCAAGAATTGCTCTTTCCAATGATTTTAGACTTCCAAATTCAGGTGCTGGCAAATTCTTCACTCTATCAAGTTGCGTAATCAATGGCTTCAATTGCTCCTAAAGTGGAACGGAtctgaataattagaaaaacAGTATACATTACAAATCCCAGATTTCTAATTCCTAAGATCACCAAGATTCTGAGACACTTACTGATATATCAGTATACAAAACCACCTCTAAAGAGTTGCACATCGAACATGACATTTTTTTCCCGCTAAAAGGACAGAATAAAGTGTTATTACCAAATAGACTAATTTACGAATTTCTCATACAAGCACATCTACTCATACCAGTCAAAATATTTCGTGACCATATTGGAATTGCAAGAGATGAATGGAATTCCATTGGAATGTAAGCACAGCCAAGGACATAATATGATGGATTTCATAAGCAAAGCAACAAAGCAAATATTCTTAGAACAACGGTCAGATATATATTATGCTTACTGTTAATGTCGACTTTGAAGAATGTATATAACCTCTAGAGATTATAGCAAAGTTGGTGACATTCACAACACTGACAGGGCATGCCTTCGTGTATTTAGTGTTGCATTTGTCTTACAAGTGGCCAAGTGGGTATTTTAGTTGCACTGGTGCAACTATATGTGTGCTGGTGTGCAAATAATGCATTTGTGTAAACAATATTCTGGTTCCGGAAGGCAATAGGCATATGTAGTGGAAAAACTAAGAGTAAAATCTCATGCAGCACTGATAAATTCAACCAATagtttcaaaagaaaatattttaattCTATGCAGCTACCTCTTCATAGCAGTTAAGTTAGCATCTCAAAAACTCTACATTTCCCCCTTTCATGATATTTGGACTATGAATATAAATTTCGGGTGTTAAGAGTTCTACAAAGAATAGAATACTAACATCAACTCTTTGGAGCATGCCCTTCAACTTCTCATGCCTACACTTTCTTACATTGTCAATGCCATCTCCCATTTCCTCAGAAGCTAGCTTGGCACTCTCTGCAACCAGTTCACCATTGCAACTTTCACAATGGAAGTACTCATCGATGTAGCTTACCAGTTGTAATGCATCAAAGGATGAGTATCTGATCAAAGATAATGTTAGCTGAGCATCCCAGTTTTCTATCATGAATAAACTAGATGAATACCTACTACCTTTTATTACAGCTAGGACATATATAGTGTTGAATTGTATTTCTGCTGTCCAATTCATCCTTCAATTTTTTCTTCATTCGGTGTATGCGGTACCTTACGACATCACAGAGCTGTGTTTTCAGAAGACATACACCCATCAAATATAATTTACATTGGATTATGGAACAGAAAAATGTAGAAGAATGATGAATGGGACAAGTTGTTATAAATAATCATAAAGCTTCATACACAGTAAATATCGACCAATGAATGAATATGTAAATCATGACTACCCTGCGGCAATCACAAACAGAAGTTTCGGTATTGaccaaaaacaaaaggaatttCAGGTTAGAGAGGAACAGAAACAAGAGAAATATAAACAATATCACCAGCATACATGTCCAAAAGAGTATTATATAAAGTCATCAATTGTATGTAGTCACAAGAAAAAGAACATTTACATACCATTTTGCGCACTCTAGTTCTCTAATAAGTGTACAACAAGAAAAATGAAGGACGCAGACTTGAGTTCAGCTATCCAATATTCACAACAATCACATGCGGCAATGTAGGTTCCAGGTAAGAATAGGCTACTGCAGTACTTTCTAAAATTTTAAATATATGAAGTcgtcaaataaataaatatatatatgaaagcAAGTAGTAAAAatgcaaagaaaaataaaatggtgGCCCATACTTGGATAATTATTAACTGAACA contains:
- the LOC101760730 gene encoding general transcription factor IIE subunit 1 isoform X2, translating into MASLEPFNRVVRLTARAFYDDISMKGDNQPKSSRGDNRGVAVVILDALTKKQWFREEDLAKALKLHSKQLRRILRFFEEEKLITRYHRKESTKGAKGCNAAASAASDDQPVTKERQEKVKIHTHSYCCLDYAQLCDVVRYRIHRMKKKLKDELDSRNTIQHYICPSCNKRYSSFDALQLVSYIDEYFHCESCNGELVAESAKLASEEMGDGIDNVRKCRHEKLKGMLQRVDEQLKPLITQLDRVKNLPAPEFGSLKSLERAILGAFTNCDIGASDSSRNSQGPYGMLIRKTEVEFEIIDGVKEGAESGKNGTELKVLPPWLNLEKKQMGETCILELVETTEDKNDQNQDPKDKSIQEEYVKAYYEALMKKQEVEDAKGIMQEEDEKVVSDSQSERQLGKKYKWQDAEEGTEWEEEQPAAETYKSADFSVDVQESGDGEDGIVWEEG
- the LOC101760730 gene encoding general transcription factor IIE subunit 1 isoform X1, with product MASLEPFNRVVRLTARAFYDDISMKGDNQPKSSRGDNRGVAVVILDALTKKQWFREEDLAKALKLHSKQLRRILRFFEEEKLITRYHRKESTKGAKGCNAAASAASDDQPVTKERQEKVKIHTHSYCCLDYAQLCDVVRYRIHRMKKKLKDELDSRNTIQHYICPSCNKRYSSFDALQLVSYIDEYFHCESCNGELVAESAKLASEEMGDGIDNVRKCRHEKLKGMLQRVDEQLKPLITQLDRVKNLPAPEFGSLKSLERAILGAFTNCDIGASDSSRNSQGPYGMLIRKTEVEFEIIDGVKEGAESGKNGTELKVLPPWLNLEKKQMGETCILELVETTEDKNDQNQDPKDKSIQEEYVKAYYEALMKKQEVEDAKGIMQEEDEKVVSDSQSERQLGKKYKWQDAEEGTEWEEEQPAGNAAETYKSADFSVDVQESGDGEDGIVWEEG